GATGATTGTCGGCTATTTCATTTCCGCATTGGATCGCTCCGCTGATGAAAACCGGAGAATCATCGCCGCCAACCTTGCCCGCTTGAAAGCGGCGGAAATGCGCCGGCTGTTTCAGGAAGACGCCAACTACAGCGTATTAAAAGCGTCGTTTACCGCAGCCGACCAATACGTGATCGGAAGTTATTCCGACGCGCCTGCCGCGGTTGCCGCCGTTATGCAGCCAAATCATACGCTTGATCCGGCGGAAATCAACGGCACAACTTACCGTTACGAAATTACGTTTGACAACCGTGACGCCGCCGGAACGCGCAAAAATGATCTGGAGACGCAAATAACGTCCGCCGAAGGCACCGACCCCTATATGATTCGGATGCTGGTAACCGTCGACTGGTCGGACGGGCCATCGGCGGCTCCTTTGCGCGGAACTTCCACAACCGTCGACACATATGTGGTCAAAAAGAGGTAGACGAAATGTACGGGAAACTCGTGAAACAGACCAAGGCTGCGCGAAAAATGCCGCAATCGCCGGGCAATGAGCATGGGCTTACCGTTATTGAACTGTTGACGGCGCTCTTATTGCTAGGCATGGTGGCCAGCATTCTTTATTCCTTTTTGCTGATGGGGCTGTCCATGTACAAACGGGTTACGGTCGAGACGCAGATGCGCAACCAGGGCGATGCGCTGTTCAGCCGGATTATCACCGAATTAAAGGATACCATCTATGTGAAGCAGGGATCATCGGACAAGGAAATCGTGTATGTGAAACGGGCCGTAAACAGCGACGGCTCCCCGGATACGGAAAATTACGTGGCAAAATACGCCATGGCCATTGAAAACGTTGACAATCCCGCGATATTGTCGGTTCCGTACGGCATTTCGATATAC
The Bacilli bacterium genome window above contains:
- a CDS encoding prepilin-type N-terminal cleavage/methylation domain-containing protein, yielding MYGKLVKQTKAARKMPQSPGNEHGLTVIELLTALLLLGMVASILYSFLLMGLSMYKRVTVETQMRNQGDALFSRIITELKDTIYVKQGSSDKEIVYVKRAVNSDGSPDTENYVAKYAMAIENVDNPAILSVPYGISIYHVNPDGTRGALLKKLALTNDFTIDRTASSLLMISQDMVEVKLEYGRTDSLTALAAESPDLTIDMKIPLFRID
- a CDS encoding type II secretion system protein encodes the protein MQSWKRWQRYPADMAAKLRRDERGLSLVEILVAVTIMAVISTMIVGYFISALDRSADENRRIIAANLARLKAAEMRRLFQEDANYSVLKASFTAADQYVIGSYSDAPAAVAAVMQPNHTLDPAEINGTTYRYEITFDNRDAAGTRKNDLETQITSAEGTDPYMIRMLVTVDWSDGPSAAPLRGTSTTVDTYVVKKR